From the genome of Pseudobacteriovorax antillogorgiicola, one region includes:
- a CDS encoding methyl-accepting chemotaxis protein, with protein sequence MSVRSWSLSRKVGFSLLCLSGFSIIGAVLGVWYSLELSDAYESTIIEVELASSELAIIESSLHEVQALELATDGARLEQRLGVIENHFSKINHAIEILSEDRQNGINQVYIQSFAKASQAYREIISNQIQYKDLEGSLDEGLIGALTKSASSMARAIEKSQSWRKNQALVHLLRMREQEKNFQIFRDDKWFIQAESLGKRFQSFLSQDYTFSRGERRQLKRLSQGYLEQLNRLKKNHGDLRRAHEGLVEKRRQLINNLKQIRTDVHEFAENRIVQNQALKVQLEIFYVFIVVLILVISILSTIAVMRIVKDLGVTSRKLRKANRANRQSSSELGDASRVLSSAVVEQGSAIQETVATLNEITAMVRRSLDHAEKAAQNSKTSHDISHEGREVVAEMRQSMLEIKSSLEQLSEQSSKNNDRMSQTVKIIHEIRSKTGVINDIVFQTKLLSFNASVEAARAGKEGLGFAVVAQEIGNLATLSGKAAKDISSLLQQSQEDVDQIVQESRASLTKVMAETSAKVDAGAGISDRCESILAEVVDHATHVNRSMEEILEASREQAEGIQNISQAMDEIDSATMENSEIADRTASASLQLDRQAQYMSRELGKLECAVLGGKPQPGKQATKPPPKPPHHSKPKSKIREPRVGLENDFRQAS encoded by the coding sequence ATGTCTGTAAGATCTTGGTCTCTCAGCCGGAAAGTAGGTTTTTCACTACTTTGTCTGAGTGGGTTTTCAATTATAGGCGCAGTTCTTGGGGTTTGGTACTCGTTGGAGCTGTCGGATGCCTATGAAAGTACAATTATCGAAGTCGAGTTGGCGAGTTCTGAGCTGGCGATTATCGAGTCGAGTCTCCACGAAGTTCAAGCACTAGAGTTAGCAACAGACGGTGCGCGGTTGGAGCAGCGCCTAGGGGTTATCGAGAACCACTTTTCCAAGATAAACCATGCCATTGAAATTCTCAGCGAAGATCGGCAAAACGGAATCAATCAAGTCTACATCCAGTCATTCGCAAAAGCGTCTCAGGCCTACCGTGAGATTATCAGTAATCAAATTCAATATAAGGACCTTGAAGGCAGCCTAGACGAAGGGCTGATAGGTGCGCTTACGAAATCAGCAAGCAGCATGGCAAGGGCTATTGAAAAGAGCCAGTCTTGGCGCAAGAACCAGGCATTGGTTCATCTTTTGCGGATGAGAGAGCAAGAAAAGAATTTTCAAATATTTCGAGATGACAAGTGGTTCATACAAGCTGAATCTCTTGGTAAGCGATTCCAGAGCTTCTTGTCTCAGGACTACACATTTTCACGGGGAGAGCGTCGGCAGCTGAAGCGCCTCAGTCAAGGCTATTTAGAACAGTTGAATCGACTGAAAAAAAACCATGGTGATCTGCGTCGGGCGCACGAGGGGCTTGTCGAAAAGCGTCGTCAGCTCATCAACAACTTGAAGCAAATCAGAACTGACGTCCACGAGTTTGCGGAAAATAGAATTGTTCAAAATCAAGCTCTGAAGGTTCAGCTTGAGATTTTTTATGTATTCATCGTTGTTTTGATACTTGTGATTTCAATTCTATCCACTATTGCCGTGATGCGCATTGTCAAAGACCTTGGTGTTACCAGCCGGAAGCTTCGAAAGGCCAATCGAGCGAATCGTCAATCCAGTTCAGAGCTTGGAGATGCATCCCGAGTCTTGAGCAGTGCTGTGGTTGAGCAAGGGTCTGCCATACAAGAAACCGTGGCCACTCTGAACGAGATCACGGCAATGGTTCGGAGGTCACTGGATCATGCGGAGAAAGCCGCCCAGAATTCCAAAACGAGTCACGACATTTCCCATGAAGGGCGAGAGGTGGTCGCAGAAATGCGGCAGTCCATGTTAGAGATCAAGTCGTCTCTTGAACAATTGAGTGAACAGTCGAGCAAAAATAATGATCGAATGAGTCAGACTGTCAAGATCATTCATGAGATCCGCAGTAAAACTGGTGTGATAAATGACATCGTCTTTCAAACCAAGCTGCTATCATTCAATGCATCCGTTGAGGCGGCTCGCGCTGGAAAAGAAGGGCTTGGCTTCGCTGTGGTAGCTCAGGAAATTGGCAATCTGGCGACTTTAAGTGGCAAGGCAGCCAAGGATATCAGCAGCCTTCTCCAGCAAAGCCAGGAAGATGTTGATCAGATAGTGCAGGAATCTAGAGCGTCTCTTACGAAAGTGATGGCTGAAACCAGTGCCAAAGTTGATGCTGGTGCAGGAATATCAGATCGTTGTGAGTCCATTCTTGCCGAAGTTGTTGACCACGCAACCCATGTGAATCGATCCATGGAAGAGATCTTAGAGGCCTCGCGGGAGCAGGCTGAAGGGATTCAAAACATATCGCAGGCTATGGATGAGATTGATAGTGCTACTATGGAAAACTCAGAGATTGCCGATCGAACAGCCTCTGCTTCGTTGCAGCTCGATCGACAGGCGCAGTATATGAGCAGGGAACTTGGCAAGCTTGAGTGTGCGGTTCTCGGTGGAAAGCCTCAACCTGGAAAACAAGCGACAAAACCTCCTCCTAAGCCACCACACCATTCAAAACCTAAGAGTAAGATCAGAGAGCCTCGTGTGGGGTTGGAGAACGACTTTCGCCAAGCCTCCTAG
- the leuS gene encoding leucine--tRNA ligase yields MSVKNSEYDHKAIESRWQKFWLENKTFKTSDDRSKPKYYVLDMFPYPSGSGLHVGHPEGYTATDIVARYKRMKGFNVLHPMGWDAFGLPAEQHAVKTGTHPKDTTKTNVDNFRRQIQSIGLSYDWDREINTTDEKYYKWTQWIFLKLYEQGLAYQSWEPVNWCPALGTVLANEEVIDGKSEVGDFPVIKKPMRQWVLKITAYAEKLLEDLDLLDWPESIKDMQRNWIGKSVGAEVKFAVKGCDSDFTVFTTRPDTLFGATFCVLAPEHSLVKKISSAEQRSVVEDYVTQAQNRSERDRMTSTEKTGVFTGAYAINPANGEELPIYIADYVIASYGHGAIMAVPGHDERDHEFAKKYNIAIKRVLEGGPENIEDEAHVGDGTIVNSDFLNGKSKDDGIAAMSQWLEDKSLGKKTVTYKLRDWLFSRQRYWGEPMPIALDKDGKEVAVEESELPIVLPDMSEFKPTGDGEPPLANAKEWLTYEKDGKTYTRETNTMPQWAGSCWYYLRYIDPNNDEAPWGKEKENYWMPVDLYVGGVEHAVLHLLYARFWHKVLYDLGLVSTKEPFQKLVNQGMILGENGEKMSKSRGNVVNPDDVIEQWGADAFRLYEMFMGPLEATKPWKTDGINGTSRFIKRLWRLLVDDDGHAKQTQGSESEAFTKALHKTIKKVSEDTEAMAFNTAISAMMELSNLAYKEDAGIRRESAETMIRLISPYAPHVAEELWSLYGHDESISYEPWPQYDPALCVENLVTVSLQVNGKFRGTIEVAKDAAQDEVLAMAKAVPAVAKFLDGKEIKKEIFVPGKIVNFVAK; encoded by the coding sequence ATGTCTGTGAAGAATTCTGAGTACGATCATAAAGCGATCGAATCACGGTGGCAAAAATTTTGGCTTGAAAACAAGACATTCAAGACCTCGGATGATAGAAGCAAACCAAAGTACTACGTTCTGGATATGTTTCCCTACCCCTCTGGTTCTGGCTTGCACGTTGGTCACCCGGAAGGCTACACAGCTACAGATATCGTCGCCCGATACAAGCGAATGAAAGGGTTCAATGTTCTCCACCCAATGGGCTGGGACGCCTTCGGACTACCTGCCGAACAGCACGCAGTAAAAACCGGAACTCATCCCAAGGACACGACCAAAACCAATGTGGATAACTTTCGTCGTCAGATTCAATCGATAGGCCTGTCCTACGATTGGGATCGCGAGATCAACACCACCGATGAAAAGTATTATAAGTGGACCCAATGGATCTTTTTGAAGCTCTACGAACAAGGGCTTGCCTACCAGTCTTGGGAGCCAGTGAACTGGTGCCCGGCGCTGGGTACAGTGCTTGCCAACGAAGAGGTCATCGACGGCAAGTCTGAAGTCGGAGACTTCCCTGTTATCAAAAAGCCGATGCGCCAGTGGGTACTCAAAATCACAGCTTACGCAGAGAAGCTCCTTGAAGACCTTGACCTGTTGGATTGGCCCGAGTCCATCAAAGACATGCAACGTAATTGGATAGGTAAAAGCGTCGGCGCAGAAGTAAAGTTTGCCGTAAAAGGCTGTGACTCAGATTTCACTGTTTTTACTACCCGGCCGGATACGCTGTTCGGAGCTACCTTCTGTGTGCTTGCTCCGGAGCATAGCCTAGTGAAAAAGATTAGTAGCGCAGAACAACGCTCGGTGGTGGAAGATTATGTCACGCAGGCTCAAAATCGTTCTGAACGAGATCGCATGACTTCGACTGAGAAGACAGGAGTTTTCACTGGGGCCTATGCAATCAATCCCGCTAATGGCGAAGAGCTACCGATCTACATTGCTGACTATGTCATCGCAAGCTATGGCCACGGAGCGATCATGGCTGTTCCTGGCCACGATGAGCGTGATCATGAGTTCGCAAAAAAGTACAACATCGCCATCAAGCGAGTTCTTGAAGGTGGACCTGAAAATATCGAAGACGAAGCTCATGTTGGCGACGGCACCATCGTCAACTCAGATTTCTTAAATGGCAAGTCAAAAGACGATGGTATTGCCGCCATGAGCCAGTGGCTTGAAGATAAGTCTCTCGGTAAGAAAACTGTAACTTACAAGCTTCGTGACTGGCTGTTCTCCCGGCAACGTTACTGGGGAGAGCCGATGCCAATTGCCCTCGACAAAGATGGCAAAGAGGTGGCTGTTGAAGAATCTGAACTACCCATTGTTCTTCCTGATATGAGCGAATTCAAGCCAACAGGTGATGGTGAGCCGCCATTGGCCAATGCCAAAGAATGGCTCACTTACGAAAAAGATGGCAAAACCTACACTCGCGAAACCAATACGATGCCTCAGTGGGCAGGATCGTGCTGGTACTACCTACGATACATCGATCCTAACAACGATGAAGCGCCTTGGGGTAAGGAAAAAGAAAACTACTGGATGCCAGTAGATCTTTATGTGGGTGGCGTCGAGCATGCTGTACTTCACCTACTCTATGCCCGATTCTGGCATAAGGTCTTGTATGACCTTGGTCTTGTCTCCACTAAAGAGCCCTTCCAGAAGCTAGTCAATCAGGGCATGATCCTTGGCGAAAATGGCGAAAAGATGTCCAAGAGCCGAGGCAATGTCGTAAACCCCGATGATGTGATTGAACAGTGGGGAGCCGATGCGTTCAGACTCTATGAAATGTTCATGGGTCCTTTAGAAGCAACGAAACCTTGGAAAACTGATGGGATCAACGGCACTTCACGCTTTATCAAACGCCTTTGGCGATTGCTAGTTGATGACGATGGTCACGCCAAGCAAACCCAGGGTAGCGAGTCGGAAGCCTTCACAAAAGCACTTCACAAAACCATCAAAAAGGTGAGTGAAGACACCGAAGCGATGGCTTTTAATACCGCGATTTCTGCCATGATGGAGCTAAGCAACCTAGCCTATAAAGAGGATGCGGGAATTCGTCGGGAAAGCGCCGAAACCATGATTCGCCTCATTAGTCCTTATGCGCCACATGTTGCAGAGGAGCTATGGTCTCTCTACGGACACGACGAGAGCATCAGCTACGAGCCGTGGCCACAATACGATCCTGCCTTGTGTGTAGAGAACTTGGTCACCGTTTCACTGCAAGTCAACGGTAAATTTCGAGGCACCATTGAAGTTGCCAAGGATGCGGCCCAGGATGAAGTCCTTGCGATGGCTAAGGCTGTACCCGCTGTCGCTAAGTTTCTAGATGGTAAGGAGATCAAGAAAGAGATCTTTGTACCAGGAAAGATTGTGAACTTTGTCGCCAAATAG
- a CDS encoding YqaE/Pmp3 family membrane protein, giving the protein MDLIRIIFAVILPPLGVFLQVGLGKHFWINIILTLLGYIPGIVHAVWIIAKK; this is encoded by the coding sequence ATGGACCTGATTAGAATTATATTTGCGGTTATCTTACCTCCACTTGGAGTTTTTCTTCAAGTCGGCCTAGGAAAGCACTTTTGGATCAATATTATTTTAACATTGCTTGGCTATATTCCTGGTATTGTACACGCAGTCTGGATCATTGCTAAAAAGTAG
- a CDS encoding DUF1295 domain-containing protein: MSGDLLLDCVLSSAALFFLCWLVSLIKKDASIIDSIWGLSFVVHAQVAFWHWSLPSLSQFVMITLVTLWGLRLSYHIAVRSIGKGEDYRYQAMRERNSPGFWWKSLVYIFAFQWLLSVVISAPLFWTMTQDLSEDHSWLVILGSIIWLLGFGFEVVGDRQLKAFKANPENKGQVLDSGLWALTRHPNYFGDGLLWWGYYVLALASGGYLTFFGPLIMSIFLRKVSGVDLLEKRLKKTKPGFEEYMKTTPAFIPDLRKLL, encoded by the coding sequence ATGAGTGGCGACTTGCTATTAGATTGCGTTCTAAGTTCCGCAGCCCTGTTCTTTTTGTGTTGGTTGGTGAGTCTCATTAAAAAAGACGCCAGTATTATCGATTCTATTTGGGGCTTATCTTTTGTGGTTCATGCTCAAGTCGCTTTTTGGCATTGGAGCTTGCCTAGTTTAAGTCAGTTCGTAATGATTACCTTAGTAACCCTTTGGGGGCTTCGCCTCAGCTACCATATAGCGGTGCGAAGCATTGGCAAAGGCGAGGACTATCGCTATCAGGCGATGAGGGAGCGGAATAGCCCTGGTTTTTGGTGGAAGAGCCTAGTTTATATCTTTGCCTTTCAATGGCTTTTGTCGGTTGTGATATCAGCACCTCTTTTTTGGACCATGACACAAGATTTAAGCGAGGATCACAGCTGGTTGGTTATTCTGGGTTCGATTATCTGGTTGCTAGGTTTTGGATTTGAAGTGGTCGGTGACCGTCAGCTTAAGGCCTTCAAGGCGAACCCTGAAAACAAGGGGCAGGTTCTCGATTCAGGCTTGTGGGCCTTGACCCGGCATCCCAATTACTTTGGAGATGGGTTACTTTGGTGGGGCTACTATGTCTTGGCTTTGGCAAGTGGCGGCTACCTTACATTCTTCGGTCCACTCATCATGAGTATATTTTTAAGAAAAGTATCGGGAGTTGACTTATTGGAAAAGCGACTCAAGAAAACCAAGCCTGGGTTTGAAGAGTATATGAAGACGACACCAGCATTTATTCCTGACCTAAGGAAGCTGTTGTGA
- a CDS encoding LysR family transcriptional regulator has product MTLDQLKVLLCIIDTGSFRGAAERLHRAQSAVSYAIKALEDELGFKLFDRNRHRSELTAEGRMLYQRALALVEESDNLERFCRGLAQSQERELRLRVSSLCPLKPLSRVFSNVTHQFPEVSLDLNVSDSETIVRSLLAREFDIGISHHKHLVEGLEVLPWGSIDLVPVAVPHCPLSNHLWAESLPQITLDHQKSTPDLDGDYNRMQPGKLWQVNQMSSQLELIREGLGWGFVPHYKVAHDLRVGSLMLLDISKPVEVSFFLYRNRHELLREAAQSLWSQLETLSFSADARVCHALA; this is encoded by the coding sequence ATGACTTTGGACCAGCTCAAGGTGCTTTTGTGTATCATCGATACAGGAAGCTTCCGGGGGGCTGCGGAGAGACTCCATCGAGCGCAATCTGCGGTTAGCTACGCAATCAAGGCTCTTGAGGATGAACTTGGCTTTAAGTTGTTCGATCGCAACCGTCATCGCTCCGAACTAACAGCCGAAGGCCGTATGCTCTATCAGCGAGCCTTAGCATTGGTTGAGGAGTCCGACAATCTGGAGCGTTTTTGTCGAGGGTTGGCCCAATCTCAGGAGCGAGAACTGCGGCTTCGCGTTAGCAGTTTATGCCCACTCAAGCCCCTTTCACGGGTTTTTTCAAATGTGACTCATCAGTTTCCGGAAGTCAGCTTGGATCTAAATGTCTCTGACTCGGAAACAATCGTGAGAAGTCTCCTGGCCAGGGAATTTGACATCGGTATTAGCCATCACAAGCACCTGGTTGAAGGGCTCGAAGTGCTGCCTTGGGGCTCGATCGACTTGGTGCCGGTAGCGGTGCCCCATTGCCCTCTATCGAATCACCTGTGGGCAGAGTCACTGCCACAAATCACTTTGGATCATCAGAAATCTACGCCAGATTTGGATGGTGATTACAATAGGATGCAGCCTGGCAAACTTTGGCAGGTGAACCAGATGTCATCTCAGCTAGAGCTTATTCGAGAAGGCTTAGGCTGGGGTTTTGTACCCCATTACAAAGTAGCTCACGACTTGCGTGTCGGTAGTCTGATGTTGCTGGATATTTCCAAGCCAGTTGAGGTTAGTTTCTTTTTATATCGCAATCGTCACGAATTGCTTCGGGAAGCTGCGCAAAGCCTCTGGAGTCAGCTAGAAACTTTAAGCTTTAGTGCCGACGCAAGAGTGTGCCATGCTTTGGCCTGA
- a CDS encoding substrate-binding periplasmic protein — MEYLASFLDHLPCRTKALGLVICLLWVGAAEAQDQELRLVTTNWAPYMADNIPEQGFLGKIVLTAFQKAGYQAKIEYLDWSRAIKLTEKGKRDVLVAAYYTKEREEDFLYSQPFFRVNTFFVAKKGLGRSKWKDLKDLTPYKIGVSKGYATSEEFDRASFLQKRVALDPSKNLEVLHRGRVDLIVMAEGVLEYEIDRNQSLKQGDFKYLKPPVKVNDLFLLAPKAKPHSKKILEAFDEALAGMRKSGEYAAILKEFKVPTQ, encoded by the coding sequence ATGGAATACCTTGCTTCATTTCTCGACCACTTGCCTTGCCGAACCAAAGCCTTGGGGCTCGTTATATGCCTTTTATGGGTTGGTGCGGCCGAGGCTCAAGATCAGGAGCTACGATTGGTGACAACCAACTGGGCTCCATATATGGCAGACAATATTCCTGAGCAGGGGTTTTTAGGTAAAATTGTTCTGACTGCATTTCAAAAAGCGGGTTACCAAGCAAAAATTGAGTATCTCGACTGGTCGCGAGCGATTAAGCTCACGGAAAAGGGCAAACGAGACGTTCTTGTCGCGGCATATTATACGAAAGAGCGGGAAGAGGATTTCCTCTATTCCCAGCCATTTTTTAGAGTCAATACGTTTTTTGTAGCTAAAAAAGGCTTAGGGCGTTCGAAATGGAAGGACTTGAAAGACCTAACACCATATAAAATAGGTGTGAGTAAAGGGTATGCAACAAGCGAAGAGTTTGATCGGGCGAGTTTTTTGCAGAAGCGGGTAGCCTTAGACCCGTCCAAGAATCTAGAGGTTCTCCACAGGGGGCGAGTGGACTTGATTGTCATGGCAGAGGGTGTTCTTGAATACGAAATTGATCGAAATCAAAGCCTAAAGCAGGGCGACTTTAAGTACTTGAAGCCACCAGTAAAAGTAAATGACCTATTTCTGTTAGCACCCAAGGCGAAGCCACATAGCAAAAAAATATTAGAAGCCTTCGACGAGGCCTTAGCGGGTATGCGAAAATCAGGCGAGTATGCTGCAATTCTAAAGGAATTCAAGGTTCCGACTCAGTAG
- the gloB gene encoding hydroxyacylglutathione hydrolase codes for MSLDVYQLPVLEDNYIYILRDSETGCCAVVDPAEAEPVESFLDNQGWGLDAIWVTHHHWDHTGGIKALVDRFDADVWGSKEDHKRIPNIKHKLSEGDRLTLGAVEAEVIEVSGHTVGHIAFWVESEKALFSGDTLFSLGCGRLFEGSPHQMWASLKKIRDLPDQTRVYCTHEYTAANAKFALSLEPDSAALKGYAQEVHQLRASNRPSIPCILGREKQLNPFLRADDSNLASSLGLRVTSETDVFAAIRKKKDEF; via the coding sequence GTGTCGCTTGACGTTTACCAGCTCCCGGTGCTTGAAGACAACTATATTTATATTCTCAGAGACTCAGAAACAGGGTGCTGTGCAGTGGTTGATCCTGCTGAAGCTGAGCCTGTTGAGTCCTTCCTCGACAATCAAGGTTGGGGGTTGGACGCGATTTGGGTGACCCACCACCATTGGGATCATACCGGCGGGATAAAGGCATTGGTCGACCGTTTCGATGCTGATGTTTGGGGGTCTAAGGAAGATCATAAACGCATCCCAAACATCAAGCACAAGCTGTCGGAGGGTGACCGACTCACCTTGGGAGCTGTGGAAGCTGAAGTGATTGAGGTTTCTGGTCATACCGTTGGGCATATTGCCTTCTGGGTTGAATCTGAAAAGGCACTTTTTTCCGGTGACACCTTATTTTCACTAGGTTGCGGTCGGCTGTTTGAAGGAAGTCCTCATCAGATGTGGGCCAGCCTAAAGAAAATTAGAGACTTACCAGACCAAACTAGGGTGTATTGCACCCATGAGTATACAGCCGCTAATGCAAAGTTCGCTTTAAGCCTCGAACCAGATTCCGCTGCTCTGAAAGGCTATGCCCAAGAAGTGCATCAGCTTAGGGCTAGTAACAGACCCAGCATTCCCTGTATTCTGGGCCGAGAGAAGCAGCTCAATCCCTTTCTCAGGGCTGATGATAGCAATCTAGCCAGCTCACTCGGTCTGAGGGTGACGTCGGAAACGGATGTTTTCGCAGCGATTCGTAAAAAAAAGGATGAATTCTGA
- a CDS encoding cation:proton antiporter: protein MKQTGTLTVIISMAVGIFGQTLASHLKIPAIILLLFLGVSIGPDGLGLIDPSRLGNLLATIVGFAVAVILFEGGLQLEVRRLRRQATVIQRLIGSGAIITAVLASLTCYYIMGWEWQICLLFGTLVIVTGPTVVTPLLRRIKANRRLHTILEAEGVLIDPVGAIIAVAALDFVIGSQATDAFWDTMLFLISTLAFGFLAGVAGGFLIGYSLKLNKLIPRDLENMYTLALVILLFEVCNQVLHESGIMAVTVAGIIVGNMKLPATHRLLHFKEQLTIMLIGFLFVLLAADIRMVDVIALGWPGIGVVLSLIFIVRPINVLWSARGSRLSWNERLFMCWLAPRGIVAAAVASLFAFDLSRAEIGGGTEMRALVFLVIASTVVMQGLSAGPIASLLKVRRKSNWGYVIIGANQVSRVLAKILSFNKEDVVLVDSNSASFYEASEEGFRVIYGNALEESVLMRAGIDVRRSVIASTPNNDLNIMALKRTKDFDHNIRVCIATQRNSHVDEKVVKSMEARTLFGCRTDFNLWLHRISQGTAVVWKLRTEQGAKFKLSSDNIADGPNNDRSVLFLAAKPKGYWEPAFDGMEIGENQELFALVYTDLTEENVLDWLAEYKISRLEATKIDDLKLVSPESDH, encoded by the coding sequence ATGAAGCAAACCGGAACTCTTACTGTAATCATTTCTATGGCTGTTGGGATTTTTGGCCAGACACTGGCCTCGCACTTAAAGATCCCTGCGATCATCCTACTTCTATTCCTTGGGGTCTCAATCGGTCCCGATGGACTTGGGTTGATTGACCCATCACGACTCGGCAATCTTTTAGCAACCATCGTTGGTTTCGCAGTGGCTGTCATTCTTTTCGAAGGGGGACTCCAACTTGAAGTACGACGACTTAGGCGACAGGCCACTGTCATCCAAAGGCTGATAGGCTCAGGAGCGATCATCACTGCTGTCCTAGCATCTCTGACTTGCTATTATATCATGGGCTGGGAGTGGCAGATTTGCCTTCTCTTCGGAACACTTGTCATCGTAACAGGCCCCACTGTCGTCACTCCACTGCTGAGGCGTATCAAAGCAAATCGCCGCCTCCATACCATTTTAGAGGCAGAGGGTGTGCTTATCGACCCCGTTGGAGCGATCATTGCTGTGGCGGCATTAGATTTCGTCATCGGCAGTCAAGCGACCGATGCCTTCTGGGATACCATGTTATTTCTGATCTCTACCTTGGCCTTTGGCTTTTTAGCGGGAGTGGCAGGTGGCTTTCTCATTGGCTACTCCTTAAAACTGAACAAGCTCATCCCCCGAGATCTAGAAAACATGTATACGCTGGCTCTTGTGATTCTACTCTTCGAGGTATGTAATCAGGTGCTTCACGAAAGTGGGATCATGGCAGTGACCGTAGCCGGAATCATTGTTGGTAATATGAAACTACCAGCCACCCACCGGCTGTTGCATTTCAAAGAACAGCTTACCATTATGTTAATTGGCTTCCTATTCGTTCTCCTAGCTGCGGATATTCGCATGGTAGATGTCATAGCCTTGGGTTGGCCAGGAATCGGCGTCGTGCTGAGCTTGATCTTTATCGTCCGCCCCATAAACGTTCTCTGGTCCGCCCGTGGGAGCCGCCTCAGCTGGAATGAAAGACTGTTTATGTGTTGGCTAGCACCGCGAGGAATCGTCGCCGCTGCTGTTGCATCCCTATTTGCCTTTGACTTAAGTCGAGCCGAAATCGGCGGGGGCACAGAGATGAGAGCGCTGGTATTTTTGGTCATTGCCTCTACAGTTGTGATGCAAGGCCTAAGTGCGGGGCCTATCGCCTCGTTGCTCAAGGTGAGGCGTAAGAGCAATTGGGGCTACGTAATCATCGGAGCCAACCAGGTTTCGCGGGTACTAGCTAAAATTCTATCGTTTAACAAAGAAGATGTTGTGCTGGTCGATTCTAATAGCGCTAGTTTCTACGAAGCATCTGAAGAGGGCTTTCGAGTGATCTATGGCAATGCATTGGAGGAATCGGTTCTTATGAGAGCAGGTATTGATGTGCGGCGCTCTGTGATCGCTTCTACGCCGAACAATGACCTCAATATCATGGCCCTAAAGCGGACCAAGGATTTTGACCACAATATCCGCGTGTGCATCGCCACCCAGCGGAACTCGCATGTGGACGAAAAGGTTGTAAAATCTATGGAGGCTCGAACCTTGTTCGGTTGCCGGACCGATTTTAACCTATGGCTCCATCGAATTTCTCAAGGCACAGCAGTGGTCTGGAAACTACGGACAGAGCAAGGCGCTAAGTTCAAACTCTCGTCAGATAATATTGCAGATGGCCCCAACAACGATCGCTCCGTCTTGTTTCTGGCCGCCAAACCGAAGGGATATTGGGAGCCAGCATTCGATGGCATGGAAATCGGGGAAAACCAAGAACTCTTCGCATTAGTTTACACCGATCTTACAGAAGAAAACGTCCTTGACTGGCTCGCCGAGTATAAAATATCACGCCTTGAAGCTACTAAGATCGATGACTTAAAGTTGGTTTCTCCGGAATCGGATCACTAA